One segment of Allorhodopirellula heiligendammensis DNA contains the following:
- a CDS encoding sulfatase-like hydrolase/transferase, protein MDTESRWGRRLRAENSKPVRSGVFPLLLLSTWILSGLVSASTNAAERPPNVVLIFADDLGYGDLGCYGATKVQTPNIDRLAAEGRRFTDAHSASAVCTPSRYGLLTGEYPVRQNIWGPAPVTSPLLVDTNKLTIADLFKNCGYHTAAVGKWHLGFGTKANTWKQPLRPGPQDLGFDYFYGVPVVNSSPPYVFVENDRVVGRVPDDPLVYLGRKPGDKASPITPLTEEHGNRVPNFFGGATEAHQLYNDFRLGTTLAERATSWIREQSDQPFFLYLATTNIHHPFTPAPRFQGTSQCGLYGDFVHELDWIVGEVMTTLEEQGVADNTLVIFTSDNGGMFNHGGQKAFQMGHRINGDLLGFKFGVWEGGHRVPFIAWWPGRIDPGTTSTQLISGVDMLATFAALTQQPLDPDQLADSVNVLPAMISEPESPLRDTLVLCPHKPTHLAVRKGKWVYIDARGSGGFSGRPGVHAAGGPVCASFVGSLNSDFENGTYKADAPYAQLYDLDTDPSQTQNLHNEYPEVVKEMSQLLASYTPPRPSGNKKVKPPAPRDAALKIPAIPSTRGASFDFESGELRPWKVVQGEFGHPIGSRDHFFRNKGEYNKQGEYYLTTLEGSPDATTGTDSQTGVIVSPLFIPAGGAMTFRVGGGRGQDTYVALCLADGTELQRSSGINDQVMQRGHWDLAPHVGKKLFLKVVDQSTGGWGHITVDHFQFDGEVLAEFADMTPHPAHDLQDDREPNRRPNFVVIFTDDQGYGDLSCFGGGHVSTPRIDQMAAEGSRLTSFYVAAPVCTPSRAALMTGCYPKRIDMAMGSDFGVLLAGDRKGLNPAEITIAEVLRTAGYHTGMFGKWHLGDQPEFLPTKQGFDEFFGLPFSHDIHPFHPRQSHYHFPPLPLLDGETVIELDPDADFLTKRITERAVAFIEKQQDHPFFLYIPHPIPHAPLHVSPPFLTDVAGDVVAKLSEEDGNVDYQTRHKLFRQAIAEIDWSVGRILDTLKANGLDENTLVLFTSDNGPPKNTIFASPGPLRGHKGTTLEGGMREPTVVRWPGKIPAGKANDQLMTTMDLLPTFAKLADVAIPTDRVIDGKDIWPTLIGEAPTPHDAFFYHSGNQLQAVRSGRWKLHVRNGKPTQLYDLESDIGERNNVIDSHPEVVQQLEQHLQRFANDIAANSRPAAFVENPVPLSE, encoded by the coding sequence ATGGACACAGAATCTCGTTGGGGTCGCAGGTTGAGGGCAGAAAATTCGAAGCCGGTTCGATCCGGAGTTTTCCCGCTGCTGTTATTGAGCACGTGGATTCTTTCGGGCCTCGTGAGCGCGAGTACGAATGCTGCGGAGCGGCCACCCAACGTCGTACTGATTTTTGCTGATGATCTCGGTTACGGCGACCTGGGGTGCTACGGGGCGACAAAGGTACAAACTCCCAACATCGATCGCCTTGCGGCCGAAGGACGGCGGTTTACCGATGCGCATTCGGCATCGGCGGTCTGCACACCGTCTCGATATGGTCTGCTGACGGGAGAGTACCCTGTACGCCAGAATATCTGGGGGCCCGCACCGGTCACTTCGCCGTTGCTGGTTGACACTAACAAGTTGACCATCGCCGACTTGTTTAAAAACTGTGGCTACCACACCGCGGCTGTGGGGAAGTGGCATCTTGGATTTGGTACGAAAGCAAACACCTGGAAGCAGCCGTTGCGGCCGGGGCCACAGGATCTTGGATTCGATTACTTTTACGGCGTGCCGGTTGTGAATAGCAGTCCGCCGTATGTGTTCGTGGAAAATGACCGTGTTGTGGGCCGGGTCCCCGACGATCCGCTGGTTTATCTGGGACGAAAGCCAGGGGACAAGGCCAGCCCAATCACACCGCTAACCGAAGAACACGGCAATCGAGTTCCTAACTTTTTTGGCGGTGCGACTGAAGCGCATCAACTTTACAACGACTTCAGGCTGGGGACGACGCTGGCCGAACGAGCGACGAGCTGGATCCGTGAGCAGTCGGACCAGCCGTTTTTTCTCTACCTGGCCACGACGAATATCCATCACCCGTTCACACCGGCTCCGCGTTTCCAAGGAACCAGTCAGTGTGGCCTGTACGGTGACTTTGTTCACGAACTCGATTGGATTGTTGGCGAGGTCATGACGACGCTCGAGGAGCAAGGGGTAGCTGACAATACCTTAGTAATTTTCACCAGTGATAACGGTGGCATGTTCAATCACGGTGGGCAGAAGGCATTCCAGATGGGGCATCGGATCAATGGTGATCTGCTGGGATTCAAGTTTGGTGTCTGGGAAGGCGGGCACCGGGTTCCGTTCATCGCCTGGTGGCCCGGCCGCATCGATCCAGGGACCACTTCAACGCAGCTGATCAGTGGTGTCGATATGTTGGCCACCTTTGCCGCCCTCACCCAGCAACCCCTCGACCCCGACCAGCTTGCTGATAGTGTGAACGTTCTACCCGCCATGATCAGTGAACCTGAGTCGCCCTTGCGAGACACCCTGGTGCTCTGCCCTCACAAGCCCACTCATCTAGCGGTTCGCAAGGGGAAGTGGGTGTATATCGACGCTCGTGGCTCGGGAGGTTTCTCTGGCCGGCCTGGTGTTCATGCCGCGGGCGGACCGGTCTGTGCGTCATTTGTTGGAAGCCTGAACAGCGATTTTGAGAATGGTACGTACAAGGCGGATGCGCCGTACGCTCAGCTGTATGATTTGGATACTGATCCCAGCCAGACGCAGAACCTTCACAACGAATATCCCGAGGTGGTCAAAGAAATGAGCCAACTGCTGGCCAGCTACACGCCGCCCCGACCGTCGGGCAATAAAAAAGTGAAGCCGCCAGCACCACGCGATGCTGCACTGAAAATACCAGCAATTCCCAGCACGCGGGGCGCGTCCTTCGATTTCGAGTCGGGCGAGCTGAGACCGTGGAAGGTGGTGCAAGGAGAATTCGGACACCCAATTGGTAGCCGCGATCATTTCTTTCGAAATAAAGGAGAGTACAACAAGCAAGGTGAGTATTACCTGACGACGCTCGAAGGTAGCCCTGACGCCACCACAGGAACGGACTCGCAAACCGGAGTGATTGTGTCGCCGCTGTTCATTCCCGCTGGCGGTGCGATGACATTCCGTGTCGGCGGAGGCCGCGGTCAGGACACCTATGTGGCATTATGCCTGGCAGACGGCACCGAGCTGCAAAGGTCAAGTGGGATCAACGACCAAGTGATGCAAAGGGGCCACTGGGATCTCGCACCTCACGTAGGCAAGAAACTTTTTCTGAAGGTTGTCGATCAATCGACCGGTGGCTGGGGGCACATCACCGTTGATCACTTCCAGTTTGATGGGGAGGTGCTGGCAGAGTTTGCGGACATGACGCCGCACCCAGCACATGACTTGCAGGATGATCGGGAACCAAATCGCCGGCCGAACTTTGTGGTTATCTTTACCGATGACCAGGGTTACGGTGATCTGAGTTGTTTTGGCGGCGGACACGTCAGCACACCTCGGATTGATCAAATGGCGGCTGAGGGGTCTCGGCTGACTAGCTTCTATGTGGCCGCCCCAGTTTGCACGCCATCGCGGGCAGCGCTGATGACGGGGTGCTATCCCAAACGGATCGACATGGCGATGGGGTCCGACTTCGGAGTCCTTCTCGCTGGGGACCGGAAAGGTTTGAACCCAGCTGAAATTACGATCGCCGAAGTCTTAAGGACGGCAGGATACCATACCGGGATGTTCGGCAAATGGCACCTCGGCGATCAGCCAGAGTTTCTACCGACGAAACAGGGGTTTGATGAATTCTTTGGTCTGCCCTTCAGCCATGACATCCACCCGTTTCACCCGAGACAAAGTCACTATCATTTCCCGCCATTGCCGCTGCTCGATGGTGAGACCGTCATCGAATTAGACCCCGACGCCGATTTCTTGACGAAGCGGATCACAGAGCGGGCGGTTGCGTTCATCGAAAAACAGCAGGATCACCCTTTTTTTCTGTATATTCCCCATCCGATTCCCCACGCTCCGTTACACGTTTCGCCGCCGTTTCTAACAGACGTCGCTGGCGATGTTGTGGCAAAATTGTCGGAAGAAGACGGCAATGTTGACTATCAGACGCGGCACAAACTTTTCCGCCAGGCAATCGCAGAAATCGACTGGTCCGTCGGGAGAATCCTCGACACGCTGAAAGCCAATGGCCTCGATGAAAACACGCTGGTGCTGTTCACCTCCGACAACGGTCCGCCCAAGAATACGATCTTCGCCAGTCCAGGCCCATTGCGTGGCCATAAAGGCACTACGCTCGAAGGCGGCATGCGAGAGCCCACGGTCGTCCGCTGGCCGGGGAAGATTCCGGCGGGTAAAGCCAATGACCAGCTCATGACGACCATGGACTTACTCCCCACCTTCGCCAAGCTGGCCGACGTAGCGATCCCGACAGATCGGGTAATCGACGGCAAAGACATTTGGCCCACGCTCATCGGCGAGGCGCCAACGCCCCACGACGCCTTCTTTTACCACAGTGGTAATCAGCTGCAGGCGGTGAGATCCGGGAGGTGGAAGCTGCATGTCAGAAATGGAAAGCCCACGCAGCTATATGACCTCGAGAGCGACATCGGCGAGCGCAACAATGTCATCGATTCGCATCCGGAGGTCGTACAGCAGCTCGAACAGCATTTGCAACGCTTCGCCAACGACATCGCCGCAAACAGTCGGCCCGCCGCGTTCGTGGAGAACCCCGTACCGCTGAGTGAATGA
- a CDS encoding tyrosine-type recombinase/integrase, with protein sequence MSNVKAFMRERGLRRHHLHKDTFPANLRAAVKKAEIHKHVSSHVFRHSFATRLLREGTDICTIQELLGHADIKTTRIYSHSLNREDVKAISPLARMTSSHQTIPANLDAADAAARDLVQADASGDSSAVECSVAEPANPEHVATCENA encoded by the coding sequence GTGTCGAATGTGAAGGCGTTCATGCGTGAACGGGGGCTGCGACGTCATCACTTGCACAAGGATACGTTCCCAGCAAACTTGCGCGCGGCGGTCAAGAAGGCGGAGATTCACAAGCATGTCAGTTCGCATGTGTTTCGGCACAGCTTTGCCACGCGTCTGCTGCGTGAGGGAACCGACATTTGCACGATCCAGGAGTTGCTCGGTCACGCGGACATCAAGACGACGCGGATTTACTCGCACTCGCTCAACCGCGAGGACGTGAAGGCAATCAGCCCGCTGGCCCGGATGACGTCGAGTCATCAAACGATTCCGGCGAACCTCGATGCCGCTGACGCTGCCGCGAGAGACTTGGTGCAAGCGGACGCGAGTGGCGATAGTTCGGCAGTTGAATGCTCGGTCGCGGAGCCAGCAAATCCCGAGCATGTCGCGACTTGCGAGAACGCGTGA
- a CDS encoding family 78 glycoside hydrolase catalytic domain, with protein MTSRLLFILITALCCARMSTGQDPLAPSITKPAEDLDGTVTFEAMLSRGYAPLFNGKDLSGWRNPYPHGEAKVVDGEIHLLGDDKFFLVTKQKYSDFRVSVEIHLPAGPANSGLMFRCHVDDEAEKKVFGYQAECDGSDRRWSGGLFDESRRRWIWPSTKGRSTDQFLEHEAESKAAFASPMIANALHRNGWNQFVITCIEDRITIELNGVPTVAFRDTTDASGYIGIQHHGEDGQVYRFRNLFIKELPVIPAEESVTLTEQAPVTVKKINDNTTLVDFGKVAFGNITMRVPQGRGGNGRVHFGEKLKDGRVDRNPPGTVRYGASDFRTGSGEIGTWIVPAPVDVRNTEQAGATRAHPPAVLTPKSWLPVMPFRWVEIEGWPGEFKPEYIVRRAAFASDWNEDASSFACSDETLNRIWDLCKYSIQATTFAGVYVDGDRERIPYEADAYLNQLSHYTTDDDVKMAARSFDWLMENGTWPTEWAPHMVFMAYAEWMYSGDRQWLEQRYESLKAKTLMHRSGEDGLVRSSDTDQQRTDIVDWPQKERDQFVFTDINTVVNAFHIKALEQMAAMARAIGKNADAEAFESRVQLAKESFQASLFDESAGIYRDGVGTDHSSIHANFFPLAFGLVPDNKIDGVLNWLGKKDMACSPYAAQYFMEALFHYGSDKQAIELITADGDRSWKHMVNSGTSISWEAWDLKYKPNQDWNHAWGAAPANLFPRFILGAQPSSPGWATATIRPCPGGLKHANGKVPTPRGPIHIDWKQDATFKISLDLPHDMAASLDLPGTDATSGVYADGKKLAATYQNGRWIVRDNITGSVQLEVK; from the coding sequence ATGACCAGCCGACTTCTTTTCATCCTGATCACCGCCCTCTGCTGCGCGAGGATGAGCACGGGTCAGGACCCGCTCGCTCCATCGATCACGAAGCCTGCCGAGGATCTCGATGGAACTGTGACTTTCGAAGCCATGCTCAGTCGTGGGTACGCTCCTCTGTTTAACGGTAAAGACCTGAGCGGCTGGCGTAACCCTTATCCTCACGGCGAAGCGAAGGTGGTCGATGGGGAGATTCATCTGCTCGGCGATGACAAGTTTTTTCTAGTAACGAAGCAGAAATATTCAGACTTTCGCGTGAGTGTGGAGATTCATCTGCCCGCGGGCCCCGCCAATTCCGGCTTGATGTTTCGCTGTCACGTCGATGACGAGGCAGAGAAAAAAGTCTTTGGCTACCAAGCGGAGTGCGACGGGTCGGATCGGCGATGGTCGGGCGGACTCTTCGATGAATCGCGACGCAGATGGATATGGCCAAGTACCAAGGGGCGTTCGACGGACCAGTTTTTGGAGCACGAAGCAGAGTCGAAGGCGGCGTTTGCCAGTCCCATGATCGCCAATGCACTGCATCGAAACGGCTGGAACCAGTTCGTGATCACCTGTATCGAAGACCGCATCACGATTGAATTGAACGGGGTTCCCACGGTTGCGTTCCGCGATACCACCGATGCGTCGGGCTACATTGGCATCCAACACCACGGCGAAGATGGCCAAGTCTATCGTTTCCGGAACCTGTTCATTAAAGAGCTCCCAGTGATACCGGCCGAAGAGTCGGTGACGCTCACCGAACAAGCTCCCGTCACGGTCAAGAAGATCAATGACAACACAACGCTCGTCGATTTCGGCAAGGTCGCGTTCGGAAATATCACCATGCGGGTGCCGCAAGGTCGCGGTGGCAACGGCCGGGTTCACTTCGGCGAAAAGTTAAAGGATGGCCGCGTTGATCGGAATCCGCCCGGCACGGTTCGATACGGAGCGAGCGACTTTAGAACGGGCAGCGGCGAGATCGGCACCTGGATCGTGCCGGCGCCGGTCGACGTGCGAAACACCGAGCAGGCGGGGGCAACGCGAGCTCATCCTCCAGCCGTGTTGACGCCAAAATCTTGGCTGCCGGTCATGCCTTTTCGTTGGGTGGAAATCGAAGGTTGGCCGGGCGAGTTCAAACCAGAGTATATCGTCCGCCGAGCCGCGTTCGCATCCGATTGGAATGAAGATGCGAGCTCATTCGCATGCTCCGATGAAACGCTCAATCGAATTTGGGATCTGTGCAAATACAGCATTCAAGCCACGACTTTCGCAGGCGTTTACGTCGACGGAGATCGAGAACGCATTCCCTACGAAGCCGATGCATACCTGAATCAACTCAGCCACTACACCACCGACGACGACGTCAAAATGGCCGCGAGGTCGTTCGATTGGTTGATGGAGAACGGCACCTGGCCGACCGAGTGGGCACCCCACATGGTGTTCATGGCGTACGCGGAGTGGATGTACTCAGGAGACCGCCAGTGGCTCGAGCAGCGGTACGAATCGCTCAAAGCCAAGACGCTGATGCACCGTAGCGGAGAAGACGGGCTAGTACGAAGTTCCGATACCGATCAACAGCGGACCGATATTGTTGACTGGCCTCAAAAGGAACGCGATCAGTTCGTGTTCACGGATATCAATACCGTGGTCAATGCATTTCACATCAAGGCACTCGAGCAGATGGCCGCGATGGCTCGTGCGATCGGAAAGAACGCCGACGCGGAGGCGTTCGAATCTCGCGTCCAACTCGCCAAAGAATCGTTTCAAGCATCCCTGTTTGATGAGTCTGCCGGGATCTATCGTGACGGAGTGGGCACCGATCACAGCAGCATTCATGCAAATTTCTTTCCGCTTGCGTTCGGCCTGGTTCCAGACAACAAGATTGATGGCGTATTGAACTGGCTGGGCAAAAAGGACATGGCTTGCAGTCCATACGCGGCGCAGTATTTCATGGAAGCATTGTTTCACTACGGTAGCGACAAACAGGCTATCGAACTGATCACGGCCGATGGCGATCGCAGTTGGAAACACATGGTCAACAGCGGAACATCGATCAGCTGGGAAGCCTGGGACCTGAAATACAAACCGAATCAGGATTGGAATCACGCCTGGGGTGCTGCGCCGGCAAACCTGTTCCCGCGGTTCATACTGGGAGCCCAACCCTCTTCACCAGGTTGGGCGACAGCGACAATCCGGCCGTGCCCCGGCGGGCTGAAGCATGCCAATGGCAAGGTGCCTACTCCGCGTGGGCCGATCCACATCGATTGGAAACAAGATGCCACCTTCAAAATCTCGTTAGACCTGCCTCATGACATGGCCGCTAGCCTGGATCTCCCGGGCACGGATGCGACGTCGGGCGTGTACGCTGATGGAAAGAAGCTAGCCGCAACCTATCAGAACGGGCGCTGGATTGTTCGGGATAATATAACCGGTTCGGTGCAACTCGAAGTCAAGTGA
- a CDS encoding 50S ribosome-binding protein YggL: MKKRLRKKRRLGEFREDCFELTFEMSPALSNDDINSLTDMFIDMIESNGLQFGGGGNSLWSGIVQGPCRGSATESDRRTVLDWLNQHPDVLNAQAGPLRDAWYGWSS, translated from the coding sequence GTGAAAAAACGCCTGCGTAAGAAACGCAGACTTGGCGAGTTCCGCGAAGACTGCTTCGAGCTGACATTTGAGATGTCGCCAGCGCTCAGCAACGATGACATCAATTCGCTGACGGACATGTTCATCGACATGATCGAGTCCAACGGCCTCCAATTTGGCGGCGGTGGGAACAGCCTTTGGTCCGGGATCGTCCAAGGTCCATGCCGTGGGTCAGCAACCGAATCCGATCGGCGGACCGTGCTCGACTGGCTCAATCAGCATCCGGACGTGCTGAACGCGCAGGCTGGTCCGCTGCGTGATGCATGGTACGGTTGGTCGTCGTAG
- a CDS encoding L-rhamnose isomerase: MTDAANIHKAYELAVEQYESLGVNVQNALNRLSRIAISVHCWQGDDVVGFEGNEGALGNGLAVTGNYPGRARNPDELRNDLEVAYSLIPGKHRLNLHALYGEFDGFVDRDAIDIEHFQGWIDWARSQDVNLDFNPSFFSHEKASDGFTLAHADSGIRQFWIDHGTACRKIAAAMGKAQANACINNFWVPDGLKDTPANRKEPRERLAASLDEIFTENFSANQTLDTVECKLFGIGSESYVVGSHEFYMGYAISRNKMLCLDAGHFHPSEMISDKISSVLMYVPQLLLHVSRGVRWDSDHVVTYTDELQTIMQEIVRGEYLDRVHIGLDFFDASINRVAAWAIGTRNALKALLAALLEPTEMLQQLEREGDYTARLALIEEQKMMPLGAIWNHYCQTAGVPVGIDWLEKTRQYEANVQSLREVELGAANV, encoded by the coding sequence ATGACGGACGCAGCAAACATTCACAAGGCGTATGAACTTGCCGTCGAGCAATATGAATCTCTCGGTGTGAACGTGCAGAACGCGTTGAATAGATTGAGTCGCATTGCGATTTCGGTCCACTGTTGGCAAGGAGATGACGTTGTCGGCTTTGAAGGCAACGAGGGCGCATTGGGGAACGGGCTCGCCGTGACCGGAAACTACCCGGGACGGGCGAGAAACCCAGACGAACTTCGCAATGACCTGGAAGTTGCCTATTCGCTAATCCCGGGCAAACACCGATTGAACCTGCATGCTCTATATGGAGAATTCGACGGGTTCGTTGACCGCGACGCGATCGACATTGAGCACTTTCAAGGCTGGATCGACTGGGCTCGCAGCCAGGACGTCAACCTAGACTTCAATCCGAGCTTCTTTTCACATGAGAAGGCCAGTGATGGATTCACGCTGGCTCATGCCGACTCCGGCATCCGCCAATTCTGGATTGATCACGGAACCGCCTGCCGCAAAATTGCTGCGGCGATGGGGAAAGCACAGGCCAACGCTTGTATTAATAATTTTTGGGTTCCCGATGGTCTGAAGGATACTCCGGCTAACCGCAAGGAACCTCGTGAGCGACTGGCCGCTTCCCTCGACGAAATCTTCACTGAGAACTTCTCAGCCAACCAAACGCTCGATACGGTGGAGTGCAAACTGTTTGGAATTGGTAGCGAAAGCTATGTGGTCGGGTCGCACGAATTCTATATGGGCTATGCGATTTCGCGGAATAAAATGCTTTGTCTGGACGCCGGTCACTTTCACCCTTCTGAAATGATTTCGGATAAAATCTCATCAGTGCTCATGTATGTACCGCAGCTACTTCTGCATGTCAGCCGCGGAGTGCGTTGGGATAGTGACCACGTCGTGACCTATACCGATGAACTGCAAACAATCATGCAAGAGATTGTACGCGGTGAATATTTAGACCGCGTGCATATCGGTCTCGACTTCTTTGACGCGAGTATCAACCGGGTGGCGGCGTGGGCAATCGGAACACGAAACGCACTCAAGGCACTCTTGGCAGCTTTGCTGGAGCCCACCGAGATGCTCCAACAACTCGAACGTGAAGGCGACTACACTGCTCGTTTGGCACTGATTGAAGAGCAGAAGATGATGCCGCTCGGTGCGATCTGGAATCACTACTGCCAGACGGCCGGTGTCCCTGTAGGGATTGATTGGTTGGAGAAGACTCGCCAATACGAAGCGAACGTCCAATCATTGCGTGAAGTCGAGTTAGGAGCCGCAAATGTGTAG
- a CDS encoding helix-turn-helix domain-containing protein has translation MQVLKKQDWFHEDGFPVVVERRDPQEPFGLHAHEFSEIVIITGGRGEHITGEDSYKLVTGDTFIIGPARPHDYLNMDQLRLINVLFDAADLPMTLGDLQSLSGYHALFTLEPAWRKRHGFSSRLQLSPPELVRAISLVDQLDEELLHRGPGFEVMATTTLLQLVTFLSRCYSQSRNPQSKSLLRIAEAISLLERHYADPITLDELVEISGMSRRNFLRAFESTMGCPPIAYLIRLRIRQACKLLAQSEKNITEIAMAVGFTDSNYFSRQFRTLMNLSPREYRNNQPARQGLRNWTA, from the coding sequence ATGCAGGTGCTAAAGAAACAGGACTGGTTTCATGAGGATGGTTTCCCCGTCGTCGTGGAGCGGCGAGATCCTCAAGAGCCCTTTGGACTTCATGCTCATGAGTTCTCCGAAATTGTGATCATCACGGGCGGCAGAGGGGAACACATCACGGGCGAGGATTCTTACAAATTGGTGACGGGGGATACCTTCATTATCGGGCCGGCACGCCCACACGACTATCTGAACATGGATCAATTGCGGTTGATCAATGTTCTGTTCGACGCAGCTGATCTGCCAATGACGCTCGGTGATCTGCAGTCCCTTTCCGGTTACCACGCGCTGTTCACGCTCGAGCCCGCTTGGCGGAAGCGACATGGTTTCAGCAGTCGTTTGCAGTTGTCTCCGCCCGAATTGGTACGTGCAATCAGTTTGGTCGATCAGCTTGATGAGGAACTGCTGCACCGTGGACCGGGCTTTGAGGTGATGGCAACGACGACCCTGTTGCAGTTGGTGACGTTTCTCTCACGTTGCTATAGCCAATCCCGCAACCCACAGAGCAAATCGCTGCTGAGAATCGCAGAAGCAATCTCACTTCTTGAGCGTCACTACGCGGACCCGATCACGCTCGATGAATTAGTTGAAATATCCGGGATGTCTCGTCGGAACTTTCTAAGAGCGTTCGAGTCAACGATGGGCTGCCCACCCATTGCCTACTTGATTCGCCTGCGGATCCGACAAGCATGTAAATTGCTTGCTCAAAGCGAGAAGAATATCACCGAGATCGCGATGGCTGTTGGCTTCACGGACAGCAACTATTTCAGCCGGCAATTCAGAACGTTGATGAATTTGTCGCCACGAGAGTATCGCAATAATCAGCCGGCGAGACAGGGTCTGCGCAACTGGACTGCATGA
- a CDS encoding helix-turn-helix domain-containing protein: protein MKNQGQEGYYHYLPVNDAAISWGLYLTGVGHEVVPPGAEYPPEGHPGLYQLTWARGRVLPEFQVVLISGGEGVFESEYTEKISITAGHAFLLFPGVWHRYQPSTDTGWHEHWISFNGVMTHRLQELDLMHPERAVGQVKGYKGLVKSFGRLIQRVKASPNQNSVLLSMQAMALVGSVIEAMADPGQIPGGNRTVREKEISDPLVADTLNLIWTHSDRAFSVKAFADRLAVSRRVLERRFSAELGHSILEEMIACRLSRAKRLLRETDLGVKEVAYISGFPSEERMRVTFNATENMSPSQYRVAVFDR from the coding sequence TTGAAGAACCAAGGACAAGAAGGCTACTACCACTATTTACCGGTCAATGACGCAGCGATTTCATGGGGTCTCTATTTGACGGGCGTGGGCCACGAGGTCGTGCCGCCCGGCGCCGAGTATCCTCCGGAAGGGCATCCTGGACTCTACCAACTCACCTGGGCGCGGGGGCGGGTGCTGCCAGAATTCCAGGTGGTTTTGATCTCTGGCGGTGAGGGTGTCTTCGAATCGGAGTACACAGAGAAGATTTCAATCACCGCCGGTCACGCATTCCTGCTCTTCCCAGGCGTCTGGCACCGCTATCAGCCATCGACTGACACCGGTTGGCATGAACACTGGATCTCCTTCAATGGCGTCATGACGCACCGCCTGCAAGAGCTCGACCTGATGCATCCGGAGCGGGCTGTCGGTCAGGTCAAGGGATACAAAGGACTCGTCAAAAGCTTTGGTCGTCTGATCCAGCGGGTCAAAGCGTCGCCCAATCAGAATTCCGTACTACTCTCGATGCAAGCCATGGCGTTGGTTGGAAGCGTGATCGAAGCGATGGCGGACCCAGGTCAGATCCCCGGCGGCAATCGGACCGTCCGCGAAAAGGAAATATCTGACCCACTGGTGGCCGACACATTGAACCTGATTTGGACGCACAGCGATCGCGCCTTCTCCGTGAAGGCTTTTGCGGATCGCTTAGCAGTGAGCCGCCGTGTGCTCGAACGACGCTTCAGTGCAGAGTTGGGGCACTCGATTTTAGAGGAAATGATCGCCTGCCGATTAAGCCGCGCCAAGCGACTGCTACGGGAAACGGACCTGGGGGTGAAGGAGGTTGCATACATCTCGGGCTTTCCCAGTGAAGAACGCATGCGGGTGACATTCAATGCGACAGAGAACATGTCACCGTCGCAGTACCGCGTCGCCGTATTTGATAGATGA